In the Flavisolibacter tropicus genome, one interval contains:
- a CDS encoding GH3 family domain-containing protein, which yields MASIRDFNIFDFKLPKAIAGALRLADNDPRSQQLRVLKKLLKKARFTAFGQQYRFDEILLSKHAGKKFQELVPVHDYNKIYEEWWQKTLDGVPDVTWPGKIKFYALSSGTSEAASKYIPVTKDMLRSNRINYIRQLISLISYEKLPRHAVTKGFLMLGGATDLQKGKAGWYAGDLSGILMKNRPFWFQTFYKPGGRIAKIKDWNEKLNEIVEKAPDWDIGYIVGVPAWCQMCMEMIIEHYKVETIHDIWPNLGFFVHGGVAFEPYKKGFEKLLGKPIVYIENYLSSEGFIGYRDREHAKGMKLILNNNIFMEFVPFNDKNFDADGKMVENPEALMIHEVEEGKEYALLMSTNAGAWRYLIGDTLRFVNLERNEVVITGRTKHFLSLVGEHLSVDNMNKAIQVVSEELNICIPEYTVVGFPHENFFAHKWYVACNDPVDENVLREKIDKYLCQINDDYAVERTSALKDVFLQKLPESYFFKFMETKGKLGSQHKFPRVLKGKMLQDWNDFLASQST from the coding sequence GTGGCAAGTATTCGCGACTTCAATATTTTCGATTTCAAACTACCTAAGGCTATTGCAGGAGCTTTGCGGCTTGCAGACAATGACCCAAGGAGCCAGCAGTTGCGTGTGTTGAAAAAGCTTCTAAAAAAAGCACGTTTTACAGCCTTTGGCCAACAGTACCGTTTCGATGAAATTTTATTAAGCAAGCATGCTGGTAAAAAGTTTCAGGAACTGGTACCTGTTCACGATTACAACAAAATTTACGAGGAGTGGTGGCAGAAAACATTGGACGGTGTGCCAGATGTAACCTGGCCAGGTAAGATCAAGTTCTACGCCTTAAGCTCGGGCACCTCGGAAGCAGCCAGTAAATATATACCGGTAACTAAGGATATGTTGCGCAGTAACCGGATCAACTATATCCGCCAACTCATTTCTTTAATAAGTTATGAAAAGCTACCCCGCCATGCAGTAACCAAAGGGTTCCTGATGCTGGGTGGTGCCACAGACTTGCAAAAGGGCAAGGCCGGCTGGTATGCTGGTGACCTGAGTGGCATTTTGATGAAGAACCGCCCTTTCTGGTTTCAAACCTTTTATAAACCAGGCGGCCGCATTGCCAAGATCAAAGACTGGAATGAAAAGCTTAATGAGATTGTGGAAAAAGCGCCAGACTGGGACATTGGCTACATAGTAGGTGTGCCCGCATGGTGTCAGATGTGTATGGAGATGATCATAGAGCATTACAAAGTAGAAACCATACATGATATATGGCCAAACCTGGGCTTCTTTGTGCATGGCGGCGTGGCATTTGAACCATATAAGAAAGGTTTTGAAAAACTATTGGGTAAGCCCATTGTTTATATAGAGAACTACCTGTCTAGCGAAGGCTTTATTGGCTACCGCGATCGTGAGCATGCTAAGGGCATGAAGCTCATTTTGAACAACAACATCTTCATGGAGTTTGTGCCGTTTAACGACAAAAACTTTGATGCAGATGGCAAGATGGTGGAAAACCCCGAAGCATTGATGATCCATGAAGTGGAGGAGGGGAAAGAATATGCGCTGCTAATGAGTACGAATGCCGGTGCCTGGCGCTACCTGATTGGCGACACCTTACGGTTTGTTAACCTGGAACGCAATGAGGTGGTAATTACTGGTCGTACCAAACACTTCCTGAGCCTGGTAGGCGAGCACCTGAGTGTAGACAATATGAATAAGGCCATACAAGTGGTAAGTGAAGAACTGAATATTTGTATACCAGAATACACTGTGGTGGGCTTCCCGCATGAAAACTTCTTTGCGCACAAATGGTATGTGGCTTGTAACGACCCCGTAGATGAAAATGTGCTGCGCGAAAAGATTGACAAATACCTCTGTCAAATAAACGACGACTATGCTGTAGAGCGTACCAGCGCTTTAAAGGATGTATTCCTGCAAAAACTACCGGAGTCCTATTTTTTTAAGTTCATGGAAACAAAAGGAAAACTGGGTAGTCAGCATAAGTTTCCCCGCGTCTTAAAAGGAAAGATGTTGCAAGATTGGAATGATTTTTTAGCCTCGCAATCAACTTAG
- a CDS encoding LysE family translocator, producing MDVFVKGITLGLLLSIAVGPILFTIIKQSINNGIKGGLAFVLGVSLSDICLAVASNFFTELFNTLLERRALVAFTGSVFLISLGIYFLFFKKVKANEEGQQLLVFRKRDYVKLLLTGLLMNLLNPFLWGFWLATATTFADHVIRQRFIIFATALCIVLTADILKVLLANRIRQRLTLKNIQLINRLNGLILIGFGIALLVSLLFYSDKLPQ from the coding sequence ATGGATGTATTCGTAAAAGGTATCACGTTGGGTTTGCTGCTAAGTATAGCGGTTGGACCGATCCTGTTTACGATTATCAAGCAAAGCATCAATAATGGCATCAAGGGCGGACTGGCCTTTGTGCTGGGTGTATCCTTGAGCGATATCTGCCTGGCAGTAGCCTCTAATTTCTTTACCGAACTATTCAATACCCTGCTGGAGCGGAGAGCGCTGGTGGCCTTTACGGGTAGTGTATTCCTGATTTCGTTAGGCATCTACTTCTTGTTTTTTAAAAAAGTTAAGGCCAATGAAGAAGGCCAGCAGCTGCTGGTGTTTCGAAAGCGCGATTATGTCAAACTGCTTTTAACAGGCCTGTTAATGAACCTTTTAAATCCCTTCTTGTGGGGATTCTGGCTGGCCACGGCTACTACGTTTGCAGATCATGTCATCAGGCAGCGTTTCATTATTTTTGCTACCGCATTATGTATTGTACTCACCGCCGATATCTTAAAAGTGTTGTTGGCTAATAGGATCCGGCAGCGCCTTACGCTAAAGAACATCCAACTCATTAACCGGCTGAATGGGCTTATTTTGATTGGGTTTGGAATAGCCTTGTTAGTGAGTTTATTGTTTTATAGTGATAAATTGCCGCAGTAA
- the mtgA gene encoding monofunctional biosynthetic peptidoglycan transglycosylase — protein MSKKKPAAKPKSSGNRFWYWTKRIVLFLFLSQLFYIIILKWVNPPITITQLSSWVSGDGLKRDYVGGDELSLQMKLAVIASEDQLFPDHGGFDWKSINKAVTHNEKKPQRIRGASTISQQVAKNVFLWQGRSWIRKGLEMYFTKMIELIWGKKRILEVYLNVIEMGKGVYGAEAAAQAYFKKPAAKLSRKEAAMIAACLPNPKKYTVKPLSPYVAIKSGWVQRQMDNLEGDEDIQAVINKARPEGAKQNNEQGTRKKE, from the coding sequence ATGAGCAAGAAGAAACCGGCTGCAAAACCAAAATCCTCTGGAAACCGTTTTTGGTATTGGACCAAACGCATTGTCCTATTCCTTTTTTTATCCCAGCTGTTTTATATCATCATTCTAAAATGGGTGAATCCTCCCATTACGATTACCCAGTTAAGTAGTTGGGTAAGTGGCGATGGCCTCAAACGTGATTATGTAGGTGGCGATGAATTGTCGTTACAAATGAAGCTGGCCGTGATAGCTTCAGAAGATCAATTGTTTCCCGACCATGGTGGCTTTGACTGGAAGAGCATTAACAAAGCCGTAACACACAACGAAAAAAAGCCGCAACGCATACGCGGGGCCTCCACTATATCACAACAGGTAGCTAAGAACGTATTTCTCTGGCAAGGACGCAGCTGGATACGAAAAGGTCTGGAAATGTATTTCACTAAGATGATCGAGTTGATCTGGGGAAAGAAGCGGATACTGGAAGTATACTTGAATGTTATTGAAATGGGTAAAGGCGTCTACGGTGCTGAAGCCGCTGCACAGGCCTATTTTAAAAAGCCGGCGGCTAAACTTTCCCGTAAGGAAGCAGCTATGATTGCCGCCTGCTTACCCAATCCCAAAAAATACACCGTAAAGCCACTCTCACCTTATGTGGCCATCAAAAGCGGGTGGGTACAACGCCAGATGGACAACCTGGAAGGTGATGAAGATATTCAGGCGGTGATTAATAAGGCCCGCCCGGAAGGAGCCAAGCAGAATAATGAACAAGGAACAAGGAAGAAAGAATGA
- a CDS encoding AAA family ATPase, with protein MRKIVIIGPESTGKSTLCEQLAAHYQTVWCPEYAREYLTVNGTAYTYEQLLDIAKGQLALEERLAKQANQYYFIDTNQYVMKVWCEVVFNNCHNWILNQIAQQSYDLYLLCNVDLPWVQDELREYPDLAMREKLYKMYKDLLIQDGTPWVEVSGTQDERLHTAIRQIEAHANRPPHTPGP; from the coding sequence ATGAGGAAGATCGTAATTATAGGGCCTGAATCTACGGGCAAGAGTACATTGTGTGAACAACTGGCTGCGCACTACCAAACAGTATGGTGTCCCGAATATGCAAGGGAATATCTTACTGTTAACGGCACGGCGTATACCTATGAACAGCTGCTGGATATTGCCAAGGGACAATTGGCCCTTGAAGAACGATTAGCCAAGCAAGCCAACCAATATTACTTTATTGACACGAACCAATACGTGATGAAGGTGTGGTGCGAGGTGGTGTTTAATAATTGCCACAATTGGATCTTAAATCAGATAGCCCAGCAATCTTACGATCTCTACCTATTATGTAATGTGGACCTACCCTGGGTGCAGGACGAACTGCGTGAGTATCCCGATCTGGCTATGCGGGAGAAGTTATACAAAATGTATAAGGACCTGTTGATTCAAGACGGCACGCCTTGGGTGGAGGTTTCGGGAACGCAAGATGAGCGCTTACATACGGCTATTCGGCAGATAGAGGCACATGCCAACCGGCCTCCACACACCCCCGGCCCCTAA
- the pnuC gene encoding nicotinamide riboside transporter PnuC: MQEIIQQFITGIKQTTALEYVAVVSGIASVWFSKKENILVYPVGLVNTVIYVFLSFQYHLLGEAAVNFYYTVMSIYGWILWARRNKQHEHVLHITYSDKNELGKQFLFFSGFYISIYISLYYLKQSFYPGAIPWADAFASATAFTGMWLMAKKKVESWWWWIATNFASIPLYFVKGLVFTSVYYVVLLVLAVFGLLEWSVRARSSAVKQKLELEQQ; encoded by the coding sequence ATGCAGGAGATCATTCAGCAGTTTATTACCGGTATCAAACAAACCACCGCGCTGGAGTATGTAGCCGTGGTCTCGGGGATTGCATCGGTATGGTTTTCTAAAAAAGAAAACATTCTCGTTTACCCGGTAGGGCTTGTTAATACGGTTATCTATGTTTTTCTAAGCTTTCAATATCACCTGTTGGGTGAGGCGGCGGTAAACTTCTATTATACCGTAATGAGCATCTATGGCTGGATCTTATGGGCCCGGCGAAATAAACAGCATGAGCATGTTTTACACATTACCTATTCTGATAAGAATGAATTAGGGAAACAATTCCTATTCTTTAGCGGTTTTTACATTTCCATTTATATATCGCTTTATTACTTAAAGCAGTCGTTTTACCCTGGCGCTATTCCATGGGCTGACGCCTTTGCATCAGCAACGGCCTTTACCGGTATGTGGCTGATGGCCAAAAAGAAAGTTGAGAGTTGGTGGTGGTGGATTGCTACGAATTTCGCTTCCATTCCTTTGTATTTCGTTAAAGGACTGGTATTTACCAGTGTATATTATGTGGTACTGCTGGTACTAGCGGTGTTTGGTCTTTTAGAATGGAGCGTTCGCGCAAGGTCAAGTGCGGTTAAACAAAAGTTGGAGTTAGAGCAGCAATGA
- a CDS encoding M23 family metallopeptidase → MAKSEAEDIDSSYVYTLPYPEGSKRLLIQGYNSWFSHKGRLGLDFKMPKGSPVTAARAGVVVRVQESYAKGGVHRKYYGKANSVVIRHDDGTQALYGHLKHNGALVQVGDTIRQGQLIAYSGSTGYSAFPHLHFSVWNPAPNGRRLLPTRFHTRKGVKYLKPGKWYKAI, encoded by the coding sequence ATGGCAAAGAGTGAAGCCGAAGATATTGACAGCAGTTATGTATATACATTGCCTTATCCGGAAGGCTCCAAGCGCCTGTTGATACAGGGTTATAATTCCTGGTTTTCTCATAAAGGACGGTTAGGCCTGGATTTTAAAATGCCAAAAGGCTCCCCGGTTACAGCTGCGCGCGCAGGTGTAGTGGTGCGGGTACAGGAAAGCTATGCCAAGGGTGGCGTGCACCGGAAGTATTATGGGAAAGCGAATTCTGTAGTGATCCGGCACGACGATGGCACCCAGGCACTCTATGGCCATTTGAAACATAACGGCGCGTTGGTACAGGTAGGCGACACCATACGTCAAGGTCAGCTGATTGCTTATAGTGGCAGTACGGGTTATTCAGCTTTTCCACACCTGCACTTCTCGGTGTGGAACCCTGCTCCTAACGGCCGTCGGCTTTTACCCACCCGTTTTCACACCCGCAAAGGCGTCAAATACCTGAAGCCGGGAAAATGGTATAAGGCCATTTAA
- a CDS encoding NifU family protein produces MIKTGNPVISIYTEMTPNPETMKFVANKLLYPGKSIDFADVESAKPSPLAIELFGFPFIRSVFIASNFVTLTKTPETDWDDVIPSIRQFLKEYLEEMKPIINEDEVATIKQESSNVVAADDDDVVKRVKELLENYVKPAVEMDGGAIQFKSYNDGVVNLMLQGSCSGCPSSMITLKAGIEGMMKRMIPEVKEVVAEAE; encoded by the coding sequence ATGATCAAAACAGGAAACCCCGTTATCAGCATATATACCGAGATGACACCTAATCCAGAGACCATGAAGTTTGTGGCCAACAAACTATTGTATCCTGGAAAAAGCATTGATTTTGCCGATGTAGAAAGCGCTAAGCCTTCTCCTTTGGCTATTGAGTTGTTTGGCTTTCCCTTCATTCGCTCCGTGTTTATTGCGTCTAACTTTGTAACGCTAACCAAAACTCCGGAAACTGATTGGGATGATGTAATTCCTTCTATTCGCCAGTTTTTGAAAGAATACCTGGAAGAGATGAAGCCGATCATCAACGAAGACGAAGTAGCAACTATCAAACAAGAAAGCAGTAACGTGGTGGCTGCAGATGATGATGACGTGGTAAAACGCGTAAAAGAATTATTAGAGAACTATGTTAAGCCTGCTGTAGAAATGGACGGTGGCGCTATACAGTTCAAAAGCTATAACGACGGTGTGGTAAACCTGATGCTACAGGGAAGCTGCAGTGGCTGTCCTTCTTCTATGATCACGCTGAAAGCCGGTATTGAAGGCATGATGAAGCGTATGATCCCAGAAGTAAAAGAGGTGGTGGCTGAAGCCGAGTAA
- a CDS encoding S41 family peptidase, producing MKTLLLLPFLLLMLPGFAFEGKRVDTLPQGYGQRFSKQQIEADLAFMVHAMENAHPNLYHSISKEQYSKLKDSIVAALKDSMTRDEARPSFVKMIAAINEGHTTFRNSLEFVYDINEAKKPVFAVMMESFDGQYLVVKKDYSPNATLQAGDRVIKINGHRVDSLVNRMTGYYGGLPQWRQALVIEALMIDLYRDGVRAPFDVEYVNGKERKKARLEGLPLQALMQAARGNQPVKIPFTFERLENNIGYLNFRDMDRMYKQTFDTFLLKTFTAIQQQPVNGLIVDLRENGGGDSELGDNLLQHITDKPYRMSGGVVWKISQEYKNYIGKMDSAHQASMTHYTERKNGEFLTGGDNAPEKPEYNGLRYKGKVCFLIGNHTFSSANMLAATVMDYKLATLIGEMSGEAPNDYGDIFPIKLPQTGMSCMTSSKQFLRPNGDKNDMNPVLPNIYVKQNAATNEDEVLQRAIQWVKQGK from the coding sequence ATGAAAACCTTACTACTGCTCCCCTTTTTATTACTAATGTTACCTGGTTTTGCCTTTGAGGGTAAAAGGGTTGATACACTGCCACAAGGTTATGGACAACGGTTTAGTAAACAACAAATAGAAGCAGATCTTGCTTTTATGGTGCACGCTATGGAAAATGCCCATCCCAATCTGTATCACAGTATTTCCAAAGAACAATACAGTAAATTGAAAGACAGCATCGTAGCTGCGTTAAAAGACAGTATGACGCGCGATGAAGCACGGCCCTCCTTTGTAAAAATGATTGCTGCTATTAATGAAGGCCACACAACGTTTCGGAACTCATTGGAATTTGTCTACGATATAAACGAGGCCAAGAAGCCGGTGTTTGCTGTGATGATGGAATCGTTTGATGGTCAATACCTGGTCGTAAAAAAGGATTATTCCCCCAATGCCACCTTACAAGCAGGTGATCGTGTAATAAAGATTAATGGGCACCGTGTAGACAGCCTGGTAAACCGCATGACAGGTTATTATGGCGGCCTGCCCCAATGGCGACAAGCCCTGGTAATAGAGGCATTGATGATTGACCTGTACCGCGATGGCGTAAGAGCGCCATTTGATGTAGAATACGTTAACGGTAAGGAGAGGAAAAAAGCCCGCCTGGAAGGGTTGCCGCTTCAGGCACTTATGCAGGCAGCTCGAGGAAACCAACCTGTAAAAATTCCATTTACATTTGAGCGCCTGGAGAATAATATTGGGTACTTGAATTTCCGGGACATGGACCGGATGTACAAACAGACATTTGATACTTTTCTGCTTAAAACATTTACTGCTATACAACAACAACCTGTTAACGGCCTTATCGTTGACCTGCGTGAAAATGGAGGAGGCGATTCTGAATTGGGAGATAACCTCCTGCAACACATAACCGATAAGCCCTATAGAATGAGTGGTGGCGTAGTATGGAAAATCAGCCAGGAGTATAAAAACTATATTGGTAAAATGGATTCGGCCCATCAAGCCAGCATGACCCATTACACCGAAAGGAAGAATGGTGAGTTTTTAACCGGAGGAGACAATGCTCCTGAAAAGCCCGAATACAATGGCTTGCGTTATAAAGGCAAAGTATGTTTCCTCATCGGCAACCATACTTTTTCCAGTGCCAACATGCTGGCCGCTACTGTTATGGATTACAAGCTAGCTACATTAATAGGCGAGATGTCTGGAGAAGCCCCCAATGATTATGGTGATATCTTCCCAATTAAGTTGCCGCAAACAGGTATGTCTTGTATGACATCTTCCAAACAGTTTCTGCGCCCCAATGGTGATAAAAATGACATGAATCCTGTATTGCCTAATATCTATGTAAAACAGAATGCGGCTACTAATGAAGACGAAGTGTTACAGCGCGCCATTCAATGGGTGAAACAGGGGAAGTAA